The following coding sequences lie in one Thalassoglobus polymorphus genomic window:
- a CDS encoding (Fe-S)-binding protein translates to MTDQVTTSTTSPTDESSSTGLQYEKFLDCVHCGLCTSACPTYLETGNENDGPRGRIYLMRAVTDGRLELTESVTRHLDLCLDCRSCETACPSGVEYGRLIEPFRVKMYEGEDGKPVKQDWFHRWIMYGIFPYANRIRWALLPARVMQTLKLDRLMDATGVMKLLPQKLQRMQRLLPELQPREAELPSFLPAIGEKRASVAMFTGCVADAMFHHVNWATARVLQQNGCDVHIPKSQSCCGAIHYHSGQGDPALGMASQNQEAFDIQGVDSVVVNVAGCGSMLKDYGHIAQELGAESSTSSQLNQFASKVKDVSEFLAELGPLTPQHRVPLKVTYHDACHLCHAQQIRSQPRQLLSMIPDLEVVPLAESEICCGAAGSYNLTEPEMADRLGKRKTDHILDTGAQAVIMGNAGCSLQIQSTLKNQDRPDVKVFHPMEILDMSYRGVGLAHRTP, encoded by the coding sequence ATGACTGATCAAGTAACAACTTCTACGACTTCGCCCACCGATGAGAGCTCTTCTACTGGATTGCAGTACGAGAAGTTCCTCGATTGTGTGCATTGCGGACTCTGTACTTCTGCCTGTCCTACGTATTTGGAGACAGGGAATGAAAACGATGGGCCGCGCGGGCGGATCTATTTAATGCGAGCTGTGACTGATGGGCGGCTCGAACTGACTGAATCCGTGACGCGACACCTTGATCTCTGTCTCGATTGTCGCAGCTGTGAAACGGCCTGCCCTTCTGGAGTTGAGTATGGTCGCCTCATTGAGCCATTTCGTGTCAAAATGTACGAGGGAGAGGATGGGAAGCCGGTGAAGCAAGACTGGTTTCACCGCTGGATCATGTATGGGATTTTCCCATACGCGAATCGAATCCGCTGGGCATTGCTCCCTGCTCGCGTGATGCAAACTTTGAAACTCGATCGGCTGATGGATGCGACAGGCGTCATGAAGCTGCTTCCACAGAAGCTGCAACGGATGCAGCGACTTCTCCCTGAGCTTCAGCCGCGCGAAGCAGAGTTGCCGTCGTTCTTGCCCGCGATTGGCGAGAAACGAGCCAGCGTGGCGATGTTTACCGGGTGCGTTGCTGATGCAATGTTCCATCATGTGAACTGGGCAACAGCTCGAGTGCTGCAACAGAATGGCTGCGATGTTCACATTCCGAAATCACAATCTTGTTGTGGAGCGATCCACTATCACTCCGGTCAGGGCGATCCCGCATTGGGTATGGCGTCTCAGAACCAGGAAGCGTTTGATATTCAAGGTGTCGACTCTGTCGTTGTGAACGTAGCTGGCTGCGGATCGATGCTCAAAGATTACGGTCATATTGCTCAAGAGTTGGGTGCGGAGAGTTCAACATCCTCACAGCTGAATCAATTCGCTTCTAAAGTTAAAGATGTCTCAGAGTTTCTGGCGGAGCTCGGTCCCCTGACGCCACAACATCGAGTCCCACTGAAAGTGACCTATCACGACGCATGCCATCTCTGTCATGCACAGCAAATTCGGTCTCAACCGAGACAGCTACTCAGTATGATTCCCGATCTTGAAGTCGTTCCATTAGCAGAATCAGAAATCTGTTGCGGAGCTGCCGGATCCTACAATTTAACCGAACCCGAAATGGCGGATCGTCTTGGAAAGCGAAAGACGGACCACATTCTCGACACCGGTGCCCAAGCAGTCATTATGGGGAATGCCGGCTGTTCGCTCCAAATTCAATCAACCCTCAAGAATCAGGATCGTCCCGATGTCAAAGTTTTTCATCCGATGGAGATCCTCGACATGAGTTACCGTGGCGTTGGGCTGGCTCACCGCACTCCTTAG
- a CDS encoding CvpA family protein: protein MWYDILVLAILIYFAVRGAARGMVLQLAGIAGIVLCFAFADGISQFAGPYVTLEEPLNTWVILFGAYIFFTLIAYVIAGRISEYLVRVKLKEFDSHLGAVFGFVKGVILCLIMTFAIVTVSEDARESLKKSRSGIAAARIVKTGHSYLEVLPPNLVEALEKYIHLLDDDELGNHYADEHSHLGHDHLPGTNISLGDSGTIDNGSLPNPNQPGFDPVTELKNLVSLQTQQLLISAIQSESNPQTQNELASRLVENLKSASPQERSEFETLLQPFRNQGSQILLGRLSSFLNVPTTPKPVDPGLPVEPPTTPPQSNLKAEIASYTKQVAAVYSRDPVQQKNFEDQISQFLGALPDEIYLGVLKDWNADIRSLPDPDRQTTGQSTLEQRIYRQAELANIPIWKLAPEIQDRLKAVSNPRSGSTR from the coding sequence ATGTGGTATGACATATTGGTATTGGCCATCCTCATTTATTTTGCCGTGCGCGGTGCCGCACGCGGGATGGTTCTACAGCTTGCTGGCATCGCTGGAATTGTACTCTGCTTTGCATTTGCGGATGGAATCTCTCAATTCGCTGGCCCATATGTCACTCTTGAAGAACCGCTCAATACTTGGGTCATTCTGTTCGGAGCTTACATCTTTTTCACGCTGATCGCATACGTGATCGCGGGCAGGATTTCTGAGTATCTGGTGCGTGTGAAGCTCAAAGAGTTTGACAGTCACCTCGGAGCAGTTTTCGGATTCGTCAAAGGGGTCATTTTGTGCCTGATTATGACGTTCGCGATCGTGACAGTTTCCGAGGATGCCCGTGAATCGTTGAAAAAATCCCGAAGCGGAATTGCAGCGGCCCGAATTGTGAAAACTGGCCATTCCTACTTAGAGGTTCTCCCTCCAAATCTCGTCGAAGCGCTCGAAAAATATATCCACCTACTGGATGACGATGAACTGGGCAATCACTACGCTGACGAGCACTCTCATCTTGGGCATGATCATCTCCCCGGAACAAATATTTCATTGGGGGATTCTGGAACGATCGACAATGGATCTCTCCCAAATCCCAATCAGCCTGGTTTTGACCCTGTCACTGAACTCAAAAATCTCGTCAGCTTGCAAACCCAGCAGCTTCTCATTTCTGCGATTCAAAGCGAATCCAATCCGCAAACGCAAAACGAGCTCGCCAGTCGTTTGGTCGAAAATTTGAAGAGCGCGAGCCCTCAAGAACGCTCAGAATTTGAAACTCTCTTGCAGCCGTTTCGCAATCAAGGATCACAAATACTGCTGGGGCGTCTTTCCAGCTTTCTGAATGTTCCAACAACTCCAAAACCAGTTGACCCGGGGCTTCCCGTTGAGCCCCCAACAACGCCTCCACAATCCAATCTCAAAGCAGAGATCGCCTCGTACACCAAGCAAGTGGCAGCTGTTTACAGCAGAGATCCTGTGCAACAAAAGAATTTCGAAGACCAGATCAGCCAGTTTTTAGGAGCACTCCCGGATGAGATTTATCTGGGAGTCCTGAAAGACTGGAATGCAGACATTCGTTCGCTGCCAGATCCGGATCGACAGACAACAGGACAAAGCACACTCGAGCAAAGAATTTATCGCCAGGCAGAACTGGCAAACATCCCGATCTGGAAGCTCGCCCCCGAGATTCAAGATCGACTCAAAGCGGTGAGCAATCCGCGCAGCGGATCGACTCGATAG
- a CDS encoding ABC1 kinase family protein, which yields MEPYPLKFLKNLNRGREVITVLINYGFGDLLERLGLLKYLKWGRRMISRKKHEEFEEFTSAQRIRLALQELGPSFVKFGQILSTRPDLIPSEIIEELCLLQENVPVFASEKVHETIQNEFKKPALEVFASFEDEPLAAGSLGQVHLARNENGQQLAVKIRRPGVVQEVERDVALMLEIAQLIERHIPEYRIFDPVGLVNHFTRTIRREMSFQREARAMQEFSRLFEDDPRLCVPNVDEGRSTDAVLTMEFMEGLHIDDLEAIQKSALNPKTIARQGAQIFLKQAFEYGMFHGDPHPGNIRVKRDGSIVLLDYGMIGFLEEEKRELLVDLFLSIARHDVDSTIRTILALGQPTQSVDRPALRADTRDFIDAYYGVDLGKLNIRQLLNDFVSILSNHGLRCPGDMMLLIRAIITLEGIGRQLDPKFNLAEVIAPAIEKLVRRRYDPKRIAEKAISDIKQLFRTAHDLPLHLGRTLQKASQDELKVQFEHKGLDRLIHEFDRCSNRIVVGLVVSSLLVSTALIIRTTMTESLFIAIPLFMMSGFLGLWLVWGILRSGRL from the coding sequence GTGGAACCATACCCTCTGAAATTTCTGAAGAACCTGAATCGTGGTCGGGAAGTGATTACGGTTCTGATCAATTACGGTTTTGGAGACCTTCTGGAACGTCTCGGACTGCTGAAGTATTTAAAGTGGGGTCGTCGCATGATCTCACGGAAAAAACATGAAGAGTTTGAAGAGTTTACCTCGGCGCAGCGAATCCGTCTGGCACTCCAGGAATTAGGCCCGTCGTTCGTCAAGTTCGGCCAAATTCTTAGTACACGGCCCGATCTGATCCCTTCTGAGATCATCGAAGAACTCTGCTTGCTGCAAGAGAATGTTCCCGTCTTCGCGAGCGAAAAAGTCCACGAAACAATTCAGAACGAGTTCAAGAAGCCGGCTCTGGAAGTCTTTGCATCGTTTGAAGACGAGCCGTTGGCTGCTGGGTCATTGGGGCAAGTGCATCTTGCCCGGAACGAGAACGGCCAACAGTTAGCTGTGAAGATTCGTCGACCTGGAGTTGTACAAGAGGTCGAGCGTGATGTTGCACTCATGCTTGAAATTGCGCAGCTTATCGAGCGACACATACCTGAATATCGCATTTTCGATCCGGTGGGCTTGGTCAACCACTTCACACGCACAATCCGCCGGGAAATGAGTTTTCAGCGAGAAGCCCGCGCTATGCAGGAATTTTCGCGACTGTTCGAAGATGACCCGCGATTGTGTGTTCCGAATGTCGATGAAGGACGTTCGACCGATGCTGTCTTGACGATGGAGTTTATGGAAGGTCTTCATATCGATGACCTGGAGGCGATCCAGAAGTCAGCTCTCAATCCCAAGACGATTGCACGACAAGGAGCACAGATTTTTCTGAAGCAGGCGTTCGAGTACGGGATGTTTCATGGAGACCCACACCCCGGGAACATTCGAGTGAAGCGAGATGGCTCCATCGTTTTACTCGATTACGGCATGATTGGATTTCTGGAAGAAGAGAAACGCGAGTTGCTCGTCGACCTGTTTTTGTCCATTGCGCGACACGATGTCGATAGTACCATCCGAACAATTCTGGCTCTTGGTCAGCCGACTCAGTCAGTGGACCGTCCAGCACTACGCGCCGACACCAGAGACTTTATCGACGCCTACTATGGTGTTGATCTCGGAAAATTGAACATCAGACAACTCCTCAACGACTTTGTGTCGATTCTTTCGAACCATGGATTACGCTGCCCCGGTGATATGATGTTGCTGATCCGGGCAATCATCACACTCGAAGGGATAGGCCGCCAGTTGGACCCTAAGTTCAATTTGGCTGAGGTGATTGCACCTGCGATCGAAAAGCTTGTGAGACGCCGCTACGATCCGAAACGAATTGCTGAGAAAGCGATTTCGGATATCAAACAGCTGTTTCGAACGGCACATGATCTGCCGCTGCACTTGGGTAGAACACTTCAGAAAGCGAGTCAGGATGAATTGAAGGTCCAGTTTGAACATAAAGGTCTCGACCGCCTCATCCATGAATTTGACAGATGCAGCAATCGGATTGTTGTGGGATTGGTCGTGTCGTCACTCCTGGTTTCGACAGCGCTCATTATTCGTACGACAATGACTGAGTCGCTGTTCATCGCGATTCCGCTATTCATGATGTCCGGATTTCTCGGACTTTGGCTCGTCTGGGGAATTCTGAGAAGCGGCCGACTCTAG
- a CDS encoding tetratricopeptide repeat protein, whose protein sequence is MKFRIGFASHQQLLIHYIGLTIVGRSEVQVKVGRGQTGITVNPSEDETMPTADETYADAKKCIQEKRFADAIQSLEQTIQEDSQHLLAHESLAGLCFLTKNYDRAIQLFQRVQALDPKNIGALVNVGALQNKKKDYTAAVKTLRLALSKDRRCPEAYYNLGIAQRGLHQNSMAVSAYKEAIRLRPDFVEAYTNLGNVLLEMKNHSQAILQFRKALEVQPDFERAKIGLCAAQEQTEQAKSAISPFGRLVDMEQVEKMNRTVAKHLHLTPQQRFEDREDVHKLAKDSELQAIELLKQIKEELSPIILELSRLSSEETSGRIWEAGLKKCQAASRRFSLCLENLNETTDKLTEHEKEIQRYSE, encoded by the coding sequence GTGAAATTCAGAATTGGCTTTGCATCACATCAGCAATTACTGATACATTATATTGGGCTGACCATCGTCGGCAGATCTGAAGTTCAAGTAAAAGTTGGTCGCGGTCAAACGGGCATCACAGTCAATCCCAGTGAGGACGAGACGATGCCAACGGCTGATGAAACGTACGCTGATGCGAAAAAGTGTATTCAGGAAAAGCGATTCGCTGATGCGATTCAAAGTCTGGAACAAACAATCCAGGAGGACTCTCAGCATCTGCTCGCTCATGAGTCACTCGCGGGGCTTTGTTTTCTGACCAAAAACTATGACCGTGCGATCCAACTCTTTCAGCGGGTTCAAGCTCTTGATCCGAAAAACATTGGAGCTCTCGTCAACGTCGGGGCATTACAGAATAAAAAGAAGGATTACACAGCAGCGGTCAAAACTTTAAGGTTGGCACTCTCTAAAGACCGTCGCTGCCCCGAAGCTTATTACAACCTTGGAATTGCTCAAAGGGGGCTTCATCAAAACTCGATGGCGGTTTCAGCTTATAAAGAAGCAATTCGATTGCGGCCAGATTTTGTCGAAGCCTATACGAACCTGGGGAATGTGCTTTTGGAAATGAAAAACCACAGCCAAGCGATTTTGCAATTTCGGAAGGCATTAGAGGTTCAACCAGATTTCGAGAGGGCAAAGATAGGACTCTGTGCCGCCCAAGAACAAACAGAACAGGCAAAGTCCGCAATCAGTCCATTCGGTCGACTGGTTGATATGGAGCAGGTCGAGAAAATGAACCGAACAGTTGCGAAGCATTTGCATCTGACCCCGCAGCAACGTTTTGAAGACCGCGAAGACGTTCACAAATTGGCAAAAGATTCCGAGTTGCAAGCCATCGAGTTGCTGAAGCAAATTAAGGAAGAACTCTCCCCCATTATTCTTGAACTGTCGCGTCTCTCTTCAGAGGAGACTTCCGGTCGTATCTGGGAAGCAGGTTTGAAAAAATGCCAGGCTGCAAGTCGACGCTTCAGTCTGTGTCTCGAAAATCTTAATGAGACGACCGACAAGCTGACCGAGCACGAAAAAGAGATCCAACGGTACTCAGAGTAA
- a CDS encoding thioredoxin-disulfide reductase, translating into MPEQVVIIGSGPAGWTAGIYAARASLEPLCIEGENTQENWDLGRPPQGQLAITTEVENFPGFPHGDLGGYLSSSISAERQYMLSEHQKAGVSGPELMELMRQQAINFGTRTITEDVVEVDFSQRPFKLKTTSGLEFETLSVIVATGARANYLGLDSEKQFKNAGVSACAVCDGALPRFRDQPLVVVGGGDSAMEEADYLAKFGSKVYIVHRRDEFRASKVMAQRAIDNPKIDIKWNSTIDEILGTDEAGVTAVRIRSTEDESKTEELEAAGYFAAIGHTPNTEFLKGHLDMNEKGYVKWTVPFRTNTSVEGVFAAGDVADDHYRQAVTAAGTGCMSALDAERFLGLAGLI; encoded by the coding sequence ATGCCAGAACAGGTTGTCATTATTGGCTCAGGCCCCGCTGGATGGACCGCCGGAATTTATGCAGCTCGTGCAAGCCTGGAGCCCCTTTGCATTGAGGGTGAAAACACGCAGGAGAACTGGGATCTCGGCCGTCCTCCACAAGGGCAACTTGCCATCACCACTGAAGTCGAAAACTTTCCAGGTTTCCCACATGGAGACTTAGGGGGTTATCTCTCTTCATCGATTTCTGCTGAACGCCAATACATGCTCAGCGAGCATCAAAAAGCAGGGGTAAGTGGACCTGAATTGATGGAGTTGATGCGTCAACAAGCGATCAACTTCGGAACGCGAACGATTACCGAAGATGTTGTCGAAGTCGATTTCTCTCAGCGACCATTCAAACTGAAAACAACAAGCGGTCTGGAATTCGAAACACTCTCAGTCATCGTTGCCACTGGAGCACGAGCAAATTACCTTGGGCTCGATTCGGAGAAGCAGTTTAAGAATGCAGGGGTCTCGGCCTGTGCAGTCTGCGATGGTGCGCTCCCAAGGTTCCGCGATCAACCATTGGTTGTTGTTGGCGGAGGAGACAGCGCGATGGAAGAAGCGGATTACCTGGCCAAGTTCGGCTCGAAAGTCTATATCGTCCACCGACGCGATGAATTTCGTGCGAGTAAAGTGATGGCGCAGCGTGCCATCGACAACCCAAAAATTGACATTAAGTGGAATTCCACCATTGATGAAATTCTAGGGACCGATGAGGCAGGGGTCACCGCAGTCAGAATTCGCAGCACAGAAGACGAGAGCAAAACTGAAGAACTCGAAGCTGCTGGCTATTTCGCTGCCATCGGACATACCCCGAATACAGAGTTCCTCAAAGGCCATCTCGACATGAACGAGAAGGGCTATGTCAAATGGACCGTCCCGTTCCGGACGAACACCAGTGTGGAAGGTGTCTTCGCCGCCGGGGATGTCGCAGACGACCATTATCGTCAAGCGGTGACCGCTGCAGGGACCGGATGCATGTCCGCGCTCGATGCCGAGCGATTTCTCGGTTTAGCTGGTCTCATCTAA
- the rnc gene encoding ribonuclease III: protein MSQTSVPDGLTPEQLQECQAILGYEFKDPDILILSLTHASASRVRLESNERLEFLGDAILGAAVCESLFQRFPEASEGELTRIKSVVVSRATCARIVRQWRLHDYLILGKGITMSSHIPNSVLATVFEAIIGGIYLDRGFDAAKSFIQRIIDQEITQAADSEVGVNYKSILQQRIQKLSGETPVYEVLDEEGPDHSKSFQIAVIVGADNFSPAWGPSKKIAEQRAAQNALSKMNGEDPPNSAELTKNR, encoded by the coding sequence ATGTCTCAAACTTCAGTACCTGACGGACTCACTCCAGAACAGCTTCAGGAATGTCAGGCAATCCTTGGATACGAATTCAAGGATCCGGACATCCTCATTCTCAGTCTCACCCACGCCTCTGCGTCCCGTGTTCGGTTGGAATCTAATGAGCGTTTAGAATTCCTCGGCGATGCGATTCTCGGGGCTGCCGTTTGTGAATCATTATTCCAGAGATTCCCGGAAGCGTCGGAAGGCGAACTGACGCGCATCAAGTCTGTCGTCGTCAGTCGTGCAACATGTGCGAGAATTGTGCGACAATGGCGATTGCATGATTATCTGATCCTCGGAAAAGGGATCACCATGAGTTCGCACATTCCAAACTCGGTTCTTGCAACTGTCTTTGAAGCGATTATCGGCGGGATTTATCTCGACCGAGGATTCGATGCTGCCAAATCATTCATACAGCGGATTATTGATCAGGAGATCACACAAGCTGCGGACTCGGAAGTGGGCGTCAATTACAAGAGTATCCTTCAACAGCGAATTCAAAAACTATCTGGTGAAACTCCTGTTTATGAAGTTCTTGATGAGGAAGGGCCTGACCATTCCAAGTCATTTCAAATTGCAGTGATTGTCGGAGCTGACAACTTCAGTCCTGCCTGGGGACCAAGCAAAAAAATTGCTGAGCAACGAGCAGCCCAGAATGCATTGTCGAAAATGAACGGTGAAGATCCCCCGAATTCAGCAGAGCTGACTAAGAACCGTTAA